A single window of Archangium gephyra DNA harbors:
- a CDS encoding ankyrin repeat domain-containing protein — protein MSGPDSYFEKPTDQQMARAVADGDVETIRRLLESHEVDPLAVGRDATNWLTIAVAARQKGSLDTLLEHGALGDPKGKIAGQALYAATLLEDLYWLKRLHAAGADLNNHGGGDLLLEVAVDTRNRETLDFYLEHGADLDLRTNTGGSVALSTAQAKRFDLVNEFLDRGASPWVMDSLGSTLGSAAERAGKVPAWDHRSPMNQERLLLLERLHAIGFPNPAPTATEGRALREAGKWPPPGAPATAPRPAAP, from the coding sequence GTGTCCGGGCCGGATAGCTATTTCGAGAAACCCACCGACCAGCAGATGGCACGGGCGGTCGCGGACGGGGATGTGGAGACCATCCGCCGGCTGCTCGAGAGCCACGAGGTGGACCCGCTGGCCGTGGGCCGCGATGCCACCAACTGGCTGACCATCGCCGTCGCCGCGCGCCAGAAGGGCTCGCTCGACACGCTGCTCGAGCATGGTGCCCTGGGAGACCCCAAGGGGAAGATCGCCGGCCAGGCGCTGTACGCCGCCACGCTGCTCGAGGACCTGTACTGGCTCAAGCGCCTCCACGCCGCCGGCGCGGACCTCAACAACCACGGCGGTGGGGATCTCCTGCTCGAGGTGGCGGTGGACACCCGGAACCGGGAGACGCTCGACTTCTACCTGGAGCACGGCGCCGACCTGGACCTGCGCACGAACACCGGCGGCTCCGTGGCGCTGTCCACGGCCCAGGCCAAACGGTTCGACCTGGTGAACGAGTTCCTCGACCGGGGCGCCTCTCCCTGGGTCATGGACTCGCTCGGGTCCACCCTGGGCTCCGCGGCGGAGCGAGCGGGGAAGGTGCCCGCCTGGGACCACCGTAGCCCGATGAACCAGGAGCGGTTGCTGCTGCTGGAGCGGCTCCACGCCATCGGCTTCCCCAACCCCGCGCCCACGGCCACCGAGGGCCGCGCCCTCCGCGAAGCCGGGAAGTGGCCGCCGCCCGGCGCGCCCGCCACCGCGCCCCGCCCCGCCGCGCCTTGA
- a CDS encoding DUF2931 family protein, with protein sequence MARWAGPRVLLALVLLAALPGCVRKEGSTPMFDWIPTESAPKRFPMRLLRGDLFFADGKSIYVPDQRDVSNGWGKRGSVHIVGDALKPVPVRLELEWFSYTEDRFYQGAYDLPVERMTELFKKGVTDPDTGRPQGFERIIVGMAPEGLVSVWMAAGAEVVEVAAFTAPQTPQPWKRVIDNPRIARGDFIRQVLKEHLGAEGLARFDREGVPKGLYPGYRVQYRWGPQVVGDGKPKGLWTRSFNGENAHIGHAGPAIPRDSRPVPSEMLLDWTAPDGMPLSAKIFFDEAEIFAAFAKLSRGDAKHPLAVELETAGQTVSVSLRDDQYVLPLQKAAIEVYRGR encoded by the coding sequence ATGGCTAGGTGGGCGGGGCCGCGGGTCCTGCTCGCCCTGGTGTTGCTGGCGGCGCTGCCGGGTTGTGTCAGGAAGGAAGGTTCGACACCGATGTTCGACTGGATTCCCACTGAGTCCGCGCCGAAGCGCTTTCCCATGAGGCTGCTGCGCGGAGACCTGTTCTTCGCGGACGGAAAATCCATCTATGTCCCGGACCAGCGCGACGTGTCGAACGGCTGGGGCAAGCGCGGCTCCGTCCATATCGTGGGGGATGCGCTGAAGCCGGTGCCCGTGCGGCTGGAGCTCGAGTGGTTCTCCTATACCGAGGACCGGTTCTACCAGGGCGCCTACGACCTGCCCGTGGAGCGGATGACCGAGCTCTTCAAGAAGGGCGTGACGGACCCCGATACCGGCCGGCCCCAGGGCTTCGAGCGCATCATCGTGGGCATGGCGCCCGAGGGGCTCGTCTCGGTCTGGATGGCGGCGGGGGCGGAGGTGGTCGAGGTCGCGGCCTTCACCGCGCCCCAGACGCCGCAGCCGTGGAAGCGGGTGATCGACAACCCCCGGATTGCCCGCGGTGACTTCATCCGGCAGGTGCTCAAGGAGCATCTGGGCGCCGAGGGCCTGGCGCGGTTCGATCGCGAAGGCGTGCCCAAGGGGCTCTACCCGGGCTACCGGGTGCAATACCGCTGGGGACCGCAGGTCGTGGGGGATGGGAAGCCGAAGGGGCTGTGGACCCGCTCGTTCAACGGCGAGAACGCCCACATCGGACATGCGGGGCCCGCGATTCCGCGCGATTCGCGTCCGGTGCCGTCCGAGATGTTGCTCGACTGGACCGCGCCGGACGGCATGCCGTTGTCCGCGAAGATCTTCTTCGACGAGGCGGAGATCTTCGCCGCCTTCGCCAAGCTGTCGCGCGGCGATGCGAAGCACCCGCTCGCGGTGGAGCTCGAGACCGCGGGGCAGACCGTGTCCGTCTCGCTGCGGGACGACCAGTACGTCCTGCCGCTGCAGAAGGCGGCCATCGAGGTGTACCGGGGACGCTGA
- a CDS encoding T6SS phospholipase effector Tle1-like catalytic domain-containing protein, whose protein sequence is MPDEHFLSRPVVGAEAQGGAGAQGGTGAQGGGEAATSAPPGGGGDVSSPVLPCQKGPPEQKPLRVRVSLFFDGTGNNRVNVGDGPGPGVREDASYANGLSNIARLESEGLGGQKGPGVDVHFTVYTEGIGTIDRGADSTRGFGLGTGETGVVAKVERGIASAVAELQVLAKECRKIELLHIDTFGFSRGAAAARYCLWKCMQEVKLTLKERVEAFLITVGEVSVKFVGLYDTVASLGLNHDHNTAELHLDAISQAEKVVQLAAAEEHRNKFRLTNINSAGGKGKQLFLPGVHSDVGGGYATSETEKDWELFDLSVLQFGASARAAVERERDWLISAGWYRREELSPAGGRQIKANRSGIKNTYSHIPLRIMARFARENGVPISGQLEARYEVPEELSQAAAAIQAYVDSVGNASTPGDWFKSNPALDPQWHRDMRHGYLHFSSRYGETFGAHNPHWSEAGPLKGYRERVIQDG, encoded by the coding sequence ATGCCTGATGAGCATTTCCTGTCGAGACCGGTCGTCGGCGCCGAAGCGCAGGGCGGTGCTGGAGCACAGGGAGGTACTGGAGCGCAGGGCGGCGGGGAGGCAGCCACCTCCGCTCCTCCGGGCGGTGGCGGCGACGTCAGCTCGCCGGTGCTGCCCTGCCAGAAGGGCCCGCCCGAGCAGAAACCGCTCCGCGTCCGGGTGAGCCTGTTCTTCGACGGCACCGGCAACAACCGCGTCAACGTGGGGGACGGCCCTGGCCCTGGCGTCCGCGAGGACGCCAGCTACGCGAACGGGTTGAGCAACATCGCGAGGCTCGAAAGCGAGGGGCTCGGCGGGCAGAAGGGGCCGGGGGTGGACGTGCATTTCACGGTCTACACCGAGGGCATTGGCACGATTGATAGAGGTGCCGACAGCACCCGGGGTTTTGGCCTGGGCACGGGGGAGACCGGTGTTGTCGCCAAGGTCGAGCGCGGCATCGCCAGTGCGGTGGCCGAGCTCCAGGTGCTCGCGAAGGAATGCAGGAAGATCGAGCTGCTCCACATCGACACCTTCGGCTTCAGCCGGGGCGCGGCGGCGGCGCGCTACTGCCTCTGGAAGTGCATGCAGGAAGTCAAGCTGACGCTGAAGGAGCGCGTGGAGGCCTTCCTCATCACCGTGGGCGAGGTGTCGGTGAAGTTCGTGGGCCTGTACGACACCGTCGCGTCCCTGGGGCTGAATCACGACCACAACACCGCGGAGCTGCACCTGGATGCGATCTCGCAAGCGGAGAAGGTCGTGCAGCTCGCCGCGGCCGAGGAGCACCGGAACAAGTTCCGCCTGACCAACATCAACAGCGCCGGAGGCAAGGGCAAGCAGCTCTTCCTGCCGGGCGTGCATTCGGACGTCGGCGGGGGCTATGCCACCTCCGAGACCGAGAAGGACTGGGAGCTGTTCGATCTGAGCGTCCTCCAGTTCGGCGCGTCGGCGAGAGCCGCGGTCGAGCGGGAGCGCGATTGGCTGATCTCCGCGGGTTGGTATCGCCGTGAGGAGCTGTCCCCGGCCGGCGGCCGGCAGATCAAGGCGAACCGGAGCGGCATCAAGAACACCTATTCCCATATCCCGTTGCGCATCATGGCCAGGTTCGCCCGGGAGAACGGGGTCCCCATCTCGGGGCAGCTGGAAGCGCGCTACGAGGTTCCCGAGGAGTTGAGCCAGGCCGCGGCCGCCATCCAGGCCTATGTGGACAGCGTGGGCAATGCCTCCACGCCCGGCGACTGGTTCAAGAGCAATCCGGCGCTCGACCCGCAGTGGCACCGCGACATGCGCCACGGTTATCTGCACTTCTCGTCCCGCTACGGCGAAACGTTCGGGGCCCACAACCCGCACTGGTCGGAGGCCGGGCCCCTCAAGGGCTATCGCGAGAGGGTCATCCAGGATGGCTAG
- a CDS encoding methyl-accepting chemotaxis protein: MDNNPPSPETQESYREFLLSRGPLRLGKLTLTALVASPVLFVLDVLYALWSLGSSPDVGLLALVRLSWLLVPVLLLAVRRVVSPRELPAAMFWTTLLYAMGNDWAFYQLGMEGSGYHVAMMFLNVLTGPSMLPVGRWARLCFYALLGVAHVGFDLVLSDAPLASKLVLDLILVMSSLAVALLLEALHAGHRKQFYLRRTMQLALRELETSRGKVVETGRTLAGSAQVLSSTIAEMSQQAVHVRTSALRIATASEQMASAAGALFRHSRASATQAEEAQRYTGEVDSLVSGMETSLTAIAQAVGRSALSVQKLEESSERIHGFVETIQEMAAATNMLALNAGIEAARAGEHGRGFAVVAKEVGKLAEESGRSSARIGEVVGGVTKQMSETLHAVGHIRETTERFTPVLESARTTLRSIREIVLQNQKLMEKSAGEAERQAEQTTHISQGCATLLELVDTYAQMGTDVATTALKLGTMADELRKLLPEEDVARKP, translated from the coding sequence ATGGACAACAACCCCCCGTCTCCCGAAACCCAGGAGAGCTACCGCGAGTTCCTGCTGTCACGAGGGCCGTTGCGGCTCGGGAAACTCACGCTCACGGCGCTGGTGGCCAGCCCCGTGCTGTTCGTGCTGGACGTGCTGTACGCGCTGTGGAGCCTGGGCTCGAGCCCCGACGTGGGCCTGCTGGCGCTGGTCCGGCTGAGCTGGCTGCTGGTGCCGGTGCTGCTGCTGGCGGTGCGCCGGGTGGTGAGCCCGAGAGAGCTGCCCGCGGCCATGTTCTGGACCACGCTGCTGTACGCGATGGGCAACGACTGGGCCTTCTACCAGCTGGGGATGGAGGGCTCGGGCTACCACGTGGCCATGATGTTCCTCAACGTGCTGACGGGCCCGTCCATGCTGCCGGTGGGCCGGTGGGCGCGCCTGTGCTTCTACGCGCTGCTGGGCGTGGCGCACGTGGGCTTCGACCTGGTGCTCTCGGACGCGCCGCTGGCGAGCAAGCTGGTGTTGGATCTCATCCTGGTGATGAGCTCGCTGGCGGTGGCCCTGCTGCTGGAGGCCCTGCACGCGGGGCACCGCAAGCAGTTCTACCTGCGGCGCACCATGCAGCTGGCGCTGCGGGAGCTGGAGACGTCGCGCGGCAAGGTGGTGGAGACGGGGCGGACGCTGGCGGGCTCGGCGCAGGTGCTCTCGTCCACCATCGCCGAGATGTCGCAGCAGGCGGTGCACGTGCGCACCTCGGCGCTGCGCATCGCCACGGCGAGCGAGCAGATGGCGAGCGCGGCGGGAGCGCTCTTCCGGCACTCGCGGGCGAGCGCGACCCAGGCGGAGGAGGCCCAGCGCTACACGGGCGAGGTGGACTCGCTGGTGAGCGGCATGGAGACGAGCCTGACGGCGATTGCCCAGGCGGTGGGGCGCAGCGCGCTGAGCGTGCAGAAGCTGGAGGAGAGCTCCGAGCGCATCCACGGCTTCGTGGAGACCATCCAGGAGATGGCGGCGGCGACGAACATGCTGGCGCTCAACGCGGGGATTGAAGCGGCGCGCGCGGGCGAGCACGGACGGGGCTTCGCGGTGGTGGCCAAGGAAGTGGGCAAGCTGGCCGAGGAGTCGGGGCGGAGCTCGGCGCGCATTGGCGAGGTGGTGGGCGGGGTGACGAAGCAGATGTCCGAGACGCTGCACGCGGTGGGGCACATCCGCGAGACGACGGAGCGCTTCACGCCGGTGCTGGAGTCGGCGCGCACGACGCTGCGCTCCATCCGCGAGATCGTCTTGCAGAATCAGAAATTGATGGAGAAGAGCGCGGGCGAGGCGGAGCGTCAGGCGGAGCAGACGACGCACATCTCGCAGGGGTGCGCGACGCTGCTGGAGCTGGTGGACACGTATGCGCAGATGGGCACGGATGTGGCCACCACGGCGCTGAAGCTGGGCACCATGGCGGATGAGCTGCGCAAGCTGCTGCCCGAAGAGGACGTGGCCCGGAAGCCCTGA
- a CDS encoding aldo/keto reductase: protein MDKRVFGSTGVEVPVLGQGTWQMEDDGRAAAIRALQVGVDLGMTHVDTAELYGYGDVESLVGEALAGRRDEVFLVSKVMPNNATYEGTLQACERSLKRLRTDRLDCYLLHWPGPHPLEETLRAFERLRTDGKIRAWGVSNFDVDDLEEALSIAGPGRMACNQVLYHLRERHIEHRVLPWCERHGVAVVGYSPFGSGDFPEPDSPDGRVLAEVARAHGATPRQVALGFLMRRRSLFCIPKASREAHTRDNAAAGRLRLTANDLARLEEAFPPGPVQRELPVV from the coding sequence ATGGACAAGCGCGTCTTCGGTTCCACGGGAGTGGAAGTGCCGGTGTTGGGGCAGGGCACCTGGCAGATGGAGGACGACGGCCGGGCGGCGGCCATCCGGGCGCTCCAGGTGGGGGTGGACCTGGGGATGACGCACGTGGACACGGCGGAGCTGTACGGCTACGGCGACGTGGAGTCGCTGGTGGGCGAGGCGCTGGCCGGCCGGCGCGACGAGGTGTTCCTCGTGTCCAAGGTGATGCCCAACAACGCCACCTACGAGGGGACGCTCCAGGCCTGTGAGCGCAGCCTGAAGCGGCTGCGGACGGACCGGCTGGACTGCTACCTGCTGCACTGGCCGGGGCCGCACCCGCTGGAGGAGACGCTGCGCGCCTTCGAGCGGCTGCGCACGGACGGGAAGATTCGCGCCTGGGGGGTGAGCAACTTCGACGTGGACGACCTGGAGGAGGCGCTGTCCATCGCGGGGCCGGGCCGGATGGCGTGCAACCAGGTGCTCTACCACCTGCGGGAGCGGCACATCGAGCACCGGGTGCTGCCGTGGTGCGAGCGCCACGGGGTGGCGGTGGTGGGCTACAGCCCCTTTGGCAGCGGGGACTTCCCGGAGCCGGACAGCCCGGACGGGCGGGTGCTGGCGGAGGTGGCGCGGGCCCATGGCGCCACGCCCCGGCAGGTGGCGTTGGGGTTCCTGATGAGGCGGCGCTCGCTCTTCTGCATCCCCAAGGCGAGCCGCGAGGCCCACACCCGGGACAACGCGGCGGCCGGGCGGCTGCGGCTGACAGCGAACGACCTGGCCCGGCTGGAGGAGGCCTTCCCCCCGGGCCCGGTGCAGCGGGAGTTGCCCGTGGTGTAG
- a CDS encoding S28 family serine protease: protein MKKQRPLHLAGAIIAPLLAFQFQAHAESASPPPAAVTAPAPGATEAVDLLERLRALPGVVSVVEGRTRIPGTRFFTLQFDQPVDHEHPEGQRFRQRVTLLHRSESRPVVLYSSGYNIPSVAFQTEPTYLFQANQLTVEHRYFWPSVPERLEWEHLNIRQAAADHHRIIQSFKGLYGSSWLTSGASKGGMTSVYHRYFYPDDVDATLPYVAPSSKGPADVRYVDFVAQAGQDPDCNERLRTFQKTALQRRAELLPLVDSTYAPQGITFDALGKERAFEFAVVESSFYFWQYGNASNCATIPAPDAPAGELFAFLDEHATIGFSFGDEALDFFAAYYYQAATELGAPRYDERHLHGLLRFPREDRPAVYPPLGVEKRFDHALMPQVERWVRTQGSHLLFMYGENDPWSTNAFEVREGNDSLRFFVPAGNHSSLIYMLPAAEQKRALDTLERWMGVPIIHYPTAGLRPGEPLPFSYDIPEERGMR, encoded by the coding sequence ATGAAGAAGCAGAGGCCGCTGCACCTCGCGGGCGCCATCATCGCCCCGCTGCTGGCGTTCCAGTTCCAGGCCCACGCCGAGTCCGCCTCCCCGCCCCCGGCCGCCGTCACCGCCCCCGCGCCGGGCGCCACCGAGGCGGTGGACCTCCTCGAGCGGCTGCGCGCGCTGCCCGGCGTGGTGTCCGTGGTGGAGGGCCGCACGCGCATTCCGGGCACGCGCTTCTTCACCCTGCAGTTCGATCAGCCGGTGGACCATGAGCACCCCGAGGGGCAGCGCTTCCGCCAGCGCGTGACGCTGCTGCACCGCTCCGAGTCCCGGCCGGTGGTGCTCTACAGCAGCGGCTACAACATCCCCAGCGTGGCCTTCCAGACGGAGCCCACCTACCTCTTCCAGGCCAACCAGCTCACCGTGGAGCACCGCTACTTCTGGCCCTCGGTGCCCGAGCGGCTCGAGTGGGAGCACCTCAACATCCGCCAGGCCGCCGCGGACCACCACCGCATCATCCAGAGCTTCAAGGGCCTGTACGGCTCGAGCTGGCTGACGTCGGGGGCCAGCAAGGGCGGCATGACGAGCGTGTACCACCGCTACTTCTACCCGGACGACGTGGACGCCACGCTGCCGTACGTGGCCCCCAGCAGCAAGGGCCCGGCGGACGTGCGCTACGTGGACTTCGTGGCCCAGGCGGGCCAGGACCCGGACTGCAACGAGCGGCTGCGCACCTTCCAGAAGACGGCCCTCCAGCGCCGCGCCGAGCTGCTGCCCCTGGTGGACAGCACGTACGCGCCCCAGGGCATCACCTTCGACGCGCTGGGCAAGGAGCGGGCCTTCGAGTTCGCCGTGGTGGAGTCCTCCTTCTACTTCTGGCAGTACGGCAACGCCTCGAACTGCGCCACCATCCCGGCCCCGGACGCGCCGGCCGGCGAGCTGTTCGCCTTCCTGGACGAGCACGCCACCATCGGCTTCAGCTTCGGGGACGAGGCGCTCGACTTCTTCGCCGCGTACTACTACCAGGCCGCCACCGAGCTGGGCGCGCCCCGCTACGACGAGCGCCACCTGCACGGCCTGCTGCGCTTCCCTCGCGAGGACCGGCCCGCCGTCTACCCGCCCCTGGGCGTGGAGAAGCGCTTCGACCACGCGCTCATGCCCCAGGTGGAGCGCTGGGTGCGCACCCAGGGCAGCCACCTCCTCTTCATGTACGGGGAGAACGATCCCTGGTCCACCAACGCCTTCGAGGTGCGCGAGGGCAACGACTCGCTCCGCTTCTTCGTGCCCGCGGGCAACCACTCCTCGCTCATCTACATGCTGCCCGCGGCCGAGCAGAAGCGGGCGCTCGACACGCTGGAGCGGTGGATGGGCGTGCCCATCATCCACTACCCCACGGCGGGGCTGAGGCCGGGCGAGCCGCTGCCCTTCTCGTACGACATCCCCGAAGAGCGGGGCATGCGCTAG